From the Candidatus Nomurabacteria bacterium genome, one window contains:
- the pilM gene encoding type IV pilus assembly protein PilM, with protein MANTFSKILNDGLAIFKKTSNESVVGIDIGSSAIKVVQLKKKGAKAVLETYGALSLGPYLEGGVVGQTTNLPIEKIAQGLTDVMREAGITTKQGAVSIPASASLVFLIELPAVIDESQLASIIPTEARKYIPVPISEVSLDWWPIPKKDSALDGAVGPDGKPLKEAAKTEVLVAAIHNDTIQKYRDIIAKTSLSVDFFEIELFSSIRSSFGRELSTVLIIDMGALKTKLSIIEYGIVRKFHSIDRGSQDITNALSKSLGVTFLQAEQMKRDFGMLGNQKDPSMPEIISLSVDYILSETNSAILNYERQYGKTISKVILTGGGVLLKGFKERATEQLRSEVVMARPFDKVEAPAFLDNVLETAGPEFAVAAGLALRRLQESS; from the coding sequence ATGGCAAACACATTTTCAAAAATACTAAACGACGGATTGGCGATTTTTAAGAAGACTTCCAATGAGAGTGTTGTTGGAATAGATATTGGATCTTCAGCCATAAAGGTTGTTCAATTAAAGAAGAAGGGCGCAAAAGCAGTACTAGAGACTTACGGTGCTCTTTCACTTGGCCCGTATTTGGAGGGAGGGGTTGTTGGTCAGACTACAAATCTACCTATAGAAAAAATTGCCCAAGGATTAACTGATGTTATGCGCGAAGCTGGTATTACAACAAAACAAGGTGCGGTATCCATACCTGCATCTGCCAGTTTAGTTTTTCTAATTGAATTACCTGCAGTTATAGATGAGAGTCAGTTAGCATCGATTATTCCGACTGAGGCTAGAAAATATATTCCAGTTCCAATATCCGAAGTATCACTTGATTGGTGGCCTATTCCTAAAAAAGATTCTGCTTTAGATGGTGCTGTTGGTCCAGACGGTAAACCTCTAAAAGAAGCAGCGAAGACTGAAGTTTTAGTTGCTGCAATTCACAATGACACTATACAAAAATACAGAGACATAATCGCAAAGACAAGTCTGTCAGTAGATTTTTTTGAAATAGAACTTTTTTCAAGCATACGAAGTAGTTTTGGTAGGGAGCTTTCTACTGTTTTAATAATCGATATGGGTGCTCTTAAAACTAAGTTATCTATTATAGAGTACGGTATCGTCAGAAAGTTCCATAGTATTGATCGAGGCTCTCAGGATATAACCAACGCACTGTCAAAATCTTTAGGTGTAACTTTTTTGCAAGCAGAGCAGATGAAGAGAGATTTTGGAATGCTTGGTAATCAAAAAGATCCAAGTATGCCAGAAATTATTTCATTGTCTGTAGACTATATATTGAGTGAGACAAACAGTGCAATTCTAAATTACGAAAGACAGTACGGAAAAACTATTAGTAAAGTTATTTTGACAGGTGGGGGAGTTCTATTGAAAGGTTTTAAAGAAAGAGCAACAGAACAGTTGAGATCAGAAGTTGTGATGGCTAGACCATTCGACAAAGTAGAGGCACCTGCTTTCTTGGACAATGTTCTTGAAACCGCTGGTCCGGAGTTTGCTGTCGCAGCAGGACTTGCTTTGCGACGATTGCAGGAATCTTCATAG
- a CDS encoding response regulator, with protein sequence MPKKILIIEDDSFLQGLAAGKLSKDGFQVLTASTGEDAVKIADSENPDFVLLDLVLPTMDGFTVLEKIRSNAALAKTPVIVFSNLSEDKDIARARELGATDFMIKSNFTLDELSDKIKSILGL encoded by the coding sequence ATGCCAAAGAAAATTCTTATAATTGAAGACGATTCATTCCTACAAGGACTTGCAGCAGGAAAATTATCAAAAGATGGATTTCAAGTACTTACTGCCTCAACAGGTGAAGATGCAGTGAAGATTGCAGATAGTGAAAATCCTGATTTTGTACTCCTAGACTTAGTACTTCCTACTATGGACGGATTCACAGTTCTAGAAAAAATACGCTCAAATGCTGCTCTCGCAAAAACACCTGTAATAGTTTTCTCAAATCTATCAGAAGACAAAGACATAGCACGTGCTCGTGAACTTGGTGCAACAGATTTCATGATCAAATCAAACTTCACGCTAGACGAATTGTCTGATAAAATAAAATCTATATTAGGATTATAA
- the recG gene encoding ATP-dependent DNA helicase RecG, which translates to MQTSDPLKKHFKIQTTEEKALLRLGINTIHDLLYHFPTRYSDISELHFIRDLNPGEIATIHGTITRAKTKKSFRTKVPMGEATVEDQTGTISIVWFNQAYLAKMFTVGDSVKVTGKISQTKNGLSITNPEIEKTPTLPIDIHDTLFVKEGVENSGIRYPIYPESRGVTSKFIYHAIDRIFKSGIQNSITDPIPEYILKKYNLPKLGTALIWIHTPRNENDAEAARKRFAFEEVFLIQLKKQQERHIFKSSYSYEIKIEKEDLKEFTDRFPFPITDGQKNAIEGIRADLVKTHPMSRLLEGDVGSGKTAVAASAAYGIITNRPAKQTFGSLQVAYMAPTEILATQLFENFISFFEHTGINIGLITGSGCRKFPSKVASNVGNWTNISRTQLLKWVENGEIPILIGTHALIQKSVKFKHLALVIIDEQHRFGTIQRSKLAHKESNGKVIAPHLLSMTATPIPRTLALTIYGDLDLTVLDQMPLGRKPIHTEIIPSNKREGSYEKIREELKNGRQVYIICPRINEPDPEKEMAIIAKSVTEEAKRLKKEVFPEYEIGVLHSKMTKQKKEEVMESFYNHEINILCATSVVEVGVNVPNATIIVIEGAERFGLAQLHQLRGRVIRSNHQAYCYLFADAKSQKTADRLKALVSAKSGFELAELDLALRGAGELGGGKQWGITDLGMEAIRNIKMVEAARNEARTLIEKDCALGDYPILVEAIRERYNDMHFE; encoded by the coding sequence ATGCAAACCTCTGACCCACTAAAAAAACATTTCAAGATACAAACAACAGAAGAGAAGGCGCTCTTGCGCCTTGGTATAAACACCATACATGACCTCTTATATCACTTCCCCACTCGTTATAGTGATATATCAGAACTGCACTTTATTCGTGATTTAAACCCAGGAGAAATCGCGACTATTCACGGCACAATCACGCGCGCAAAAACAAAGAAATCTTTTCGCACAAAAGTCCCAATGGGCGAAGCAACTGTCGAGGACCAGACAGGAACAATCAGCATAGTCTGGTTCAATCAGGCATATCTCGCGAAGATGTTTACAGTTGGTGATAGTGTAAAAGTGACAGGTAAAATAAGCCAAACCAAAAATGGCTTATCTATAACCAATCCTGAAATTGAAAAAACACCTACTCTACCAATTGATATCCACGATACCCTTTTTGTAAAAGAAGGAGTAGAAAACTCAGGTATCCGATATCCTATATATCCAGAGAGCCGAGGTGTTACTTCAAAGTTTATATATCACGCAATAGATAGAATATTTAAATCGGGAATCCAAAATTCTATTACAGACCCAATACCAGAATATATATTAAAAAAATACAACTTACCAAAACTCGGAACAGCACTGATTTGGATTCACACACCTCGCAATGAAAATGACGCAGAAGCAGCGCGTAAGCGTTTTGCATTTGAAGAAGTTTTCTTGATTCAACTGAAGAAGCAACAGGAACGCCATATATTCAAGAGCTCATATTCATACGAAATAAAAATTGAAAAAGAAGACCTAAAAGAATTCACAGACAGATTCCCATTCCCAATTACAGATGGGCAAAAAAATGCAATTGAAGGAATCCGAGCTGATTTAGTAAAAACACACCCCATGTCTAGACTGCTCGAGGGTGATGTTGGAAGTGGTAAAACCGCAGTAGCAGCAAGTGCCGCATACGGCATCATTACAAATCGTCCCGCAAAACAAACTTTTGGATCACTACAAGTCGCATATATGGCTCCGACTGAAATACTTGCTACACAACTTTTTGAAAACTTTATTTCTTTTTTTGAACACACTGGAATAAACATAGGACTGATCACAGGAAGTGGCTGTAGGAAATTCCCATCCAAAGTAGCCTCCAATGTTGGCAACTGGACAAATATATCTCGAACACAACTTTTGAAATGGGTAGAAAATGGAGAAATCCCAATACTTATAGGAACACATGCACTAATTCAAAAATCTGTAAAATTTAAACATTTAGCTCTAGTTATAATCGATGAGCAGCATAGATTTGGAACAATACAGAGAAGTAAGCTTGCTCACAAAGAGTCGAATGGTAAAGTAATCGCCCCTCACCTACTCTCTATGACTGCAACGCCTATCCCGCGCACACTGGCCCTAACAATATATGGAGACTTAGACCTAACTGTACTTGATCAAATGCCGCTTGGCAGAAAACCAATTCATACTGAAATAATTCCTTCAAACAAAAGAGAAGGTTCATATGAAAAAATTCGTGAAGAATTAAAAAACGGTAGACAGGTATACATAATCTGTCCACGTATCAACGAGCCCGACCCAGAAAAAGAAATGGCTATCATAGCAAAGTCTGTTACAGAAGAAGCCAAAAGATTGAAAAAAGAAGTCTTTCCAGAATACGAAATTGGAGTACTGCATTCTAAAATGACCAAACAGAAAAAAGAAGAAGTGATGGAATCTTTCTATAATCATGAAATCAATATTCTCTGTGCGACATCAGTTGTCGAAGTCGGAGTAAACGTACCAAACGCAACCATAATCGTAATAGAAGGCGCGGAACGTTTCGGACTAGCACAACTTCACCAGTTGCGTGGACGTGTAATCAGATCAAATCATCAAGCATATTGCTACTTATTTGCTGATGCAAAATCACAAAAAACCGCAGACAGATTGAAGGCACTTGTGTCAGCAAAAAGTGGTTTTGAGCTAGCAGAATTAGACTTGGCACTTCGCGGAGCTGGAGAACTC
- a CDS encoding helix-turn-helix transcriptional regulator, giving the protein MKSKELPTIAKNIKKYREKLGISQDKLSKLADIAYNVIIKVESGATPNPTIETMAKIAKGLGVSIDDLMK; this is encoded by the coding sequence ATGAAGTCAAAAGAATTACCAACAATTGCAAAAAATATAAAAAAATACAGAGAGAAACTCGGTATTTCGCAGGATAAACTCTCGAAGTTGGCTGATATTGCTTATAATGTGATTATCAAAGTTGAATCTGGCGCAACACCGAATCCGACAATTGAAACTATGGCAAAAATCGCCAAAGGGTTGGGCGTTTCAATTGATGATCTAATGAAATGA
- a CDS encoding ASCH domain-containing protein has protein sequence MDHVAIMKKSWGLTQKILSGQKKIESRWYKSKHSPWGKIGKGDTVYFKDSGEPVSIKTEVEKVVSFSDLTPEKVSQILDEYGNDDGIEKDKIKEFFELFKNKNYCLLIFLKNPKEIEPFEINKAGFGMMSAWLSVENIDRIKT, from the coding sequence ATGGACCATGTGGCAATAATGAAAAAATCATGGGGATTAACTCAAAAAATTCTTTCGGGACAAAAGAAAATTGAATCTCGGTGGTATAAATCAAAACACTCTCCTTGGGGAAAAATCGGAAAAGGCGATACTGTTTATTTCAAAGATTCTGGTGAACCTGTTTCAATCAAGACCGAAGTAGAAAAAGTGGTTTCCTTTTCCGATTTAACACCCGAAAAAGTTAGTCAGATTTTAGATGAATACGGAAATGATGACGGAATCGAAAAAGATAAAATTAAGGAATTTTTTGAGTTATTCAAAAATAAAAATTATTGTCTTTTGATATTTTTGAAAAATCCGAAAGAAATTGAGCCGTTTGAAATTAACAAGGCAGGATTTGGAATGATGTCGGCTTGGCTATCGGTAGAAAATATTGATAGAATAAAAACATAG
- a CDS encoding alpha/beta hydrolase, whose amino-acid sequence MTMQYTEKYFEDGHDKLRYFQVGSGNAILFLHGGGVNALTYKKVLDFLSKEYLVIAPDLPCFGKSTCSSNISDYSKILKKFITFLNFGKIAIVGHSFGGVVALQLSASNKNIQLMVLTDSVGLSQNISKFKFLYIYFIEKTIRDIFKYRNLGTFLLIVRDFFENVSKRFSERKFTISVVKKFLLTDFPDFHNVSAKTLILWGEQDEIFPKNLAENFHRNIENSELKFVDGNHDWCLFNPEKFSNIIIDWLKTKGY is encoded by the coding sequence ATGACCATGCAATATACGGAAAAATATTTTGAAGACGGGCATGATAAATTGAGATATTTTCAAGTTGGTTCGGGAAATGCGATTTTGTTTTTGCATGGTGGTGGAGTAAATGCCTTAACTTATAAAAAAGTTTTGGATTTTTTGTCAAAAGAATATTTAGTTATTGCTCCCGACTTACCTTGTTTTGGAAAATCCACATGCTCAAGCAATATTTCAGATTATTCCAAAATTTTGAAAAAATTTATAACTTTCCTTAACTTTGGGAAAATTGCAATTGTTGGCCATTCTTTCGGTGGTGTTGTAGCTCTACAGTTATCAGCGAGCAATAAAAATATTCAGTTAATGGTTCTGACTGATTCTGTCGGACTTTCACAAAATATTTCAAAATTTAAGTTTTTGTATATTTATTTTATTGAAAAAACAATCCGCGACATTTTCAAATATAGAAATCTTGGGACTTTTTTGCTAATTGTTAGAGACTTTTTTGAAAATGTTTCCAAAAGATTTTCTGAACGGAAATTTACGATAAGTGTGGTAAAAAAGTTTTTATTGACCGACTTCCCTGATTTCCATAATGTTAGTGCAAAAACCTTAATTTTGTGGGGCGAACAAGATGAAATATTTCCTAAAAATCTTGCAGAAAATTTTCATCGGAATATAGAAAATTCTGAATTAAAATTCGTAGACGGTAATCATGATTGGTGTTTGTTTAATCCAGAAAAATTTTCTAACATAATTATTGATTGGCTGAAAACAAAAGGTTATTAG
- a CDS encoding ComF family protein, translated as MNIISSILEYIFPTKCIKCKNTGSVLCDKCLGKIPEPNQIPDSFVHACFSYKDSTVKHALWLLKYHGRFPIAKILGQSLYEHNIDILSEKNIFNANKETLIIPIPITRNRKRIRGYNQSALLARAFIENLTDKEFLYGGDILEKIRDTKAQAKVRNRLERLRNLQGAYKIKSGVDMRGKNIILIDDVYTTGATLKEARRVLREAGARNIIALVVAH; from the coding sequence ATGAATATAATCTCATCAATACTCGAGTACATTTTCCCAACCAAGTGTATAAAGTGCAAAAATACAGGGAGTGTACTATGTGATAAATGTCTAGGAAAAATCCCCGAACCGAACCAAATCCCAGATTCTTTTGTGCATGCATGCTTTTCATATAAAGACAGTACGGTAAAGCATGCATTGTGGCTACTCAAATACCATGGCAGATTCCCTATTGCAAAAATATTAGGCCAATCTTTGTATGAACACAACATAGACATATTGAGTGAAAAGAATATTTTCAATGCAAACAAAGAAACTCTGATTATACCGATACCAATCACAAGAAACCGAAAACGCATACGTGGATATAATCAATCAGCACTCCTGGCGAGAGCTTTTATAGAAAATCTCACGGATAAAGAGTTTCTATATGGTGGAGATATATTAGAAAAAATCCGCGACACAAAAGCTCAAGCAAAAGTCAGGAACCGATTGGAAAGATTGAGAAATCTACAAGGTGCATACAAAATAAAGTCTGGAGTAGATATGAGAGGAAAAAATATAATCTTGATCGACGATGTATATACAACTGGTGCAACTCTAAAAGAAGCTCGCCGAGTCTTACGCGAAGCTGGTGCGAGAAACATAATCGCACTAGTGGTGGCGCACTAA
- a CDS encoding recombinase family protein: MGSARSADTNVFPPKNPESERVRHAPRGSSFANTIMNNQTKKFFIYTRKSTDDKDRQVRSISDQLAELKSLALKEQIDVVDVFVEKQTAKIPGRPVFNEMLERMEKGEATGILAWHPDRLARNSVDGGKIIYLVDTGIISEMKFPTFWFDPTPQGKFMLSIAFSQSKYYVDNLSENIKRGHRNKVKDGIWPQMAPLGYVNKNRKIIPDENIAPLIKKTFEAYSSGSFTLRQLRDKFNELGLKRKSGKELAVSNYQKLLKNPIYTGLMLYNGEIHEGKHEPIITKKLFDSVQEVMMRKSKPHSKGLKPFLYRGFFRCGECGCFITTETQKGYNYLRCTKRKNPCSQKYTREEIITSEIQKEIKKVSLPDDWAKWMLAENEKDKLVEAQSSTLFADKTKADISLLDSKIEKLMNAYLENALSLEEYREMKNKLVNEKQLLKEKLSAFEQKANNRFELTEKFLKYNMELANEGINEEKLHLFKKVGSNFIIEARTVLFEPRGAWRTLSDSGFFGGNTFVSALRADPISASDSDFQFWRRM, translated from the coding sequence ATGGGGTCGGCACGAAGTGCCGACACAAATGTATTCCCCCCAAAAAATCCTGAATCTGAAAGGGTTCGCCACGCTCCGCGTGGCTCCTCGTTTGCCAATACAATTATGAATAATCAAACCAAAAAGTTTTTCATTTATACTCGCAAGTCTACGGACGACAAAGACAGACAAGTCCGCAGTATTTCTGACCAATTAGCGGAATTGAAAAGTTTAGCGTTGAAAGAACAAATTGATGTTGTTGATGTCTTTGTCGAAAAGCAGACCGCCAAAATACCAGGTCGCCCTGTGTTTAATGAAATGTTGGAAAGAATGGAAAAGGGTGAAGCGACTGGTATTTTGGCGTGGCATCCCGATAGACTTGCGAGAAACTCGGTAGACGGAGGAAAAATCATCTACCTCGTTGATACTGGAATAATTAGTGAAATGAAATTTCCAACTTTTTGGTTTGATCCGACACCGCAAGGCAAATTCATGCTTTCAATCGCTTTTTCGCAATCCAAGTATTATGTAGATAATTTGTCGGAAAATATAAAGCGAGGTCATCGCAACAAAGTGAAAGACGGAATATGGCCTCAAATGGCTCCGCTTGGATATGTGAACAAAAATAGAAAAATTATTCCCGATGAGAATATCGCACCTTTAATCAAGAAAACATTTGAGGCATATTCGTCTGGGTCTTTCACTTTGCGCCAACTCCGCGATAAGTTTAACGAACTTGGATTGAAGCGAAAAAGCGGAAAGGAACTTGCGGTGTCGAATTATCAAAAACTTTTGAAAAATCCAATTTACACAGGACTAATGTTGTATAACGGCGAGATACACGAAGGTAAACACGAACCGATTATCACAAAGAAACTTTTTGATTCCGTTCAGGAAGTGATGATGAGAAAAAGCAAACCTCATTCCAAAGGACTAAAACCATTTTTGTACAGAGGATTTTTCCGTTGCGGAGAATGTGGCTGTTTCATTACCACTGAAACACAGAAAGGTTATAACTATTTGCGATGTACGAAACGGAAAAATCCTTGCTCACAAAAATATACCCGTGAGGAAATCATCACTTCCGAAATTCAAAAGGAAATCAAAAAAGTTTCTTTGCCAGACGATTGGGCTAAATGGATGTTAGCGGAAAATGAAAAAGACAAATTGGTGGAAGCCCAATCGTCTACGCTTTTTGCCGACAAAACAAAAGCCGATATTTCTCTTTTGGATTCCAAAATTGAGAAGCTGATGAACGCTTACTTAGAGAACGCTTTATCACTTGAGGAATATCGAGAAATGAAAAACAAGCTAGTGAACGAAAAACAGCTTCTCAAAGAGAAATTATCGGCTTTTGAGCAAAAAGCGAATAATCGGTTCGAACTTACCGAAAAGTTTTTGAAATACAATATGGAATTGGCAAACGAGGGAATAAATGAAGAGAAACTTCATTTATTCAAAAAAGTCGGTTCGAACTTTATTATTGAAGCTCGAACCGTACTTTTTGAGCCACGCGGAGCGTGGCGAACCCTTTCAGATTCAGGATTTTTTGGGGGGAATACATTTGTGTCGGCACTTCGTGCCGACCCCATTTCGGCTTCCGATTCCGATTTTCAATTTTGGCGGAGGATGTGA
- a CDS encoding cupredoxin domain-containing protein, with amino-acid sequence MSKTSAILGLIALIAIGGFIIFGEEKNTETQLETEQEILVEKTENPNIDTEKVSETKESQREEILVMYTSSGFSPNIINIEMGDTVRFSNDSSLNMWVASNPHPQHTEFSDFDAGRNYQNGESYSFTFTESGTYEYHNHSNPSMRGTVVVLGDK; translated from the coding sequence ATGAGTAAAACATCAGCAATATTGGGACTTATCGCACTTATAGCAATCGGAGGGTTTATTATATTCGGAGAAGAAAAAAATACTGAAACACAACTAGAAACTGAACAAGAAATTTTAGTCGAAAAAACAGAGAATCCAAATATAGACACCGAAAAAGTTTCTGAAACAAAAGAATCTCAAAGAGAAGAAATTTTAGTAATGTATACTTCTTCTGGTTTTAGTCCAAATATAATAAATATAGAAATGGGAGATACAGTAAGATTCTCAAATGACTCCTCTCTCAATATGTGGGTCGCATCAAATCCACACCCACAGCACACAGAGTTCTCAGACTTTGACGCAGGGAGAAACTACCAAAATGGAGAATCATACTCTTTTACATTCACTGAGAGTGGGACCTATGAATACCACAATCACTCAAATCCTAGTATGCGCGGAACAGTTGTAGTCTTGGGAGATAAATAA
- a CDS encoding HAMP domain-containing histidine kinase, whose protein sequence is MTETEEIEQLKKENEELKQQNALKSNWISISAHQLRTTLSAVKWILRMFLDKDFGELTPEQTDFMKRASDSNERMLSLVNEMLSLNHADTTSLTYNFEEVDMVKLIDETLFDFSSEAFKKGIETIFLKPENPIKQITCDKEKVRVVIQNLIENAIKYSNTGDKVLISIHANENEVEISVKDTGIGIPVSEQEQIFGKFYRATNAKAKDSIGSGLGLYTTKHIIEKHGGKINFKSTESEGTTFTFSLPLHR, encoded by the coding sequence ATGACTGAAACAGAAGAAATTGAACAACTTAAAAAAGAGAACGAAGAACTCAAGCAACAAAATGCACTAAAAAGTAATTGGATTTCTATATCTGCGCACCAGCTCCGAACTACCCTTTCCGCTGTGAAGTGGATACTCCGCATGTTTCTAGACAAAGATTTTGGCGAACTAACTCCTGAGCAAACAGATTTTATGAAACGTGCAAGTGATTCAAACGAACGCATGTTATCGCTTGTAAACGAAATGCTTTCACTCAATCATGCAGACACAACATCTCTGACTTACAATTTTGAAGAAGTGGATATGGTCAAACTAATAGATGAAACTCTTTTTGACTTCTCTAGTGAAGCTTTCAAAAAAGGTATTGAGACAATTTTCTTAAAACCAGAAAATCCAATCAAACAGATAACTTGCGACAAAGAAAAGGTTAGAGTTGTTATTCAAAATCTAATCGAAAATGCAATTAAATACAGCAATACAGGAGACAAGGTGCTCATATCTATTCATGCAAATGAAAACGAAGTGGAAATTTCAGTAAAAGACACTGGCATAGGAATACCTGTAAGTGAGCAAGAACAAATATTTGGTAAATTTTATAGAGCTACAAATGCCAAAGCCAAAGACTCTATTGGATCAGGATTGGGTTTATATACAACTAAGCACATAATAGAAAAACATGGTGGTAAAATAAACTTCAAATCTACCGAAAGTGAAGGCACTACTTTTACATTTTCACTACCCTTGCACAGATAA